A window from Kwoniella newhampshirensis strain CBS 13917 chromosome 3, whole genome shotgun sequence encodes these proteins:
- a CDS encoding ATP-dependent RNA helicase DBP8 translates to MSTTGNGTSKGARKSSPRASSSSEPVGNGLVLDQNEIMKAMLAAQKGKERKSDSDEEEESGSEASEGDDEVREEERQRTESEGSSSGGRRKELKRARSLSKEEDEEEDEDEQDVTGTPQATTASTSRVTLPSRTQQSRTGKTKAEPPSVFSAHPKPSPETTFATLGLSQPLINALASINIKKPTEIQSACVAPILSGRDCIGGAKTGSGKTMAFALPIVERIARDPFGVWAVVLTPTRELAYQLTEQFLVVGKPLGLKTVTIVGGMDMMSQARELESRPHIIVATPGRLCDLLRSDGTAGGKLGRVKTLVLDEADRLLTPTFAPELAYLLSQIPPKRQTCLFTATVSDAIMDLANKEPAPGKEKPFVYRVETESLTVAKLKQKYLFIPSQIRDPYLYYILQNPLDDIDVALRSDHKKEQQRKERELAAAKPKKGRKHPKHHHHNDDKEEEEKTPSIPSTIIFTQRCATAHLLHLILNTLEIPSVPLHSHLTQPQRLLSLARFRAREVPVLVTTDVGSRGLDIPEVAMVINWDCPRRSDDYVHRVGRTARAGRGGVAVTIITERDVELVKMIEEEVKVKLQELELPEEKVLEGLNTVSVARRMATMEMHDSGFGERQATNKAKQIKRMKRDAVAAGKA, encoded by the exons ATGAGCACTACCGGGAATGGAACATCCAAGGGAGCACGCAAGAGCTCACCCAgagcctcctcctcgagcgAGCCTGTGGGCAACGGATTGGTCCTGGACCAAAATGAAATCATGAAGGCAATGTTGGCCGCGCAGAAAGGCAAGGAAAGAAAGTCTGATtcggacgaggaggaagaaagcgGTAGCGAGGCATccgagggagatgatgaagtgagagaagaggagagacagcGGACAGAGAGCGAAGGATCATCAAGTGGTGGGCGGAGGAAAGAGCTCAAACGCGCTAGATCGTTATCtaaagaagaagatgaagaagaggacgaagatgaacaaGATGTTACTGGCACACCGCAAGCGACCACGGCTTCAACATCTCGGGtgactcttccttctcgaacTCAACAGTCTAGAACCGGCAAGACAAAGGCGGAACCGCCTTCAGTGTTCTCTGCGCATCCAAAACCATCCCCCGAAACGACGTTTGCCACCCTCGGACTCTCGCAACCGCTGATAAATGCCCTTGCTTCGATCAACATCAAGAAACCGACAGAGATCCAATCCGCATGTGTCGCACCTATACTGTCAG GTAGGGACTGCATTGGTGGTGCGAAGACTGGTAGCGGTAAAACTATGGCATTTGCTCTACCCATCGTCGAGAGGATTGCAAGGGATCCTTTTGGCGTCTGGGCAGTAGTCCTCACACCCACAAG AGAACTCGCCTATCAGCTCACAGAACAATTCCTCGTCGTGGGAAAACCGTTAGGATTGAAGACCGTCACCATCGTCGGAGGTATGGACATGATGTCACAAGCTAGGGAGTTGGAGTCCCGTCCGCATATCATTGTTGCGACACCGGGTCGACTCTGTGATCTGCTCAGGAGTGACGGTACGGCTGGTGGGAAGCTGGGACGAGTGAAGACTCTG GTACTCGATGAGGCGGATAGACTACTTACACCCACTTTCGCGCCTGAACTCGCCTATCTTTTATCGCAAATACCGCCAAAGAGACAAACATGCCTCTTCACGGCTACAGTCAGCGACGCCATCATGGACTTGGCGAACAAGGAGCCTGCACCGGGGAAAGAGAAGCCATTTGTCTACCGAGTGGAGACAGA ATCTTTGACGGTTGCAAAGTTAAAGCAGAAATACCTTTTCATTCCGAGTCAGATCCGAGACCCTTACCTTTATTATATCCTTCAGAATCCTCTCGACGACATCGACGTCGCCCTTCGGTCCGACCACAAGAAGGAACAACAACGGAAAGAGCGCGAGCTGGCTGCTGCAAAGccgaagaaggggagaaagcATCCAaagcaccaccaccacaacGATGacaaagaggaagaggagaagacacCAAGCATCCCTAGTACGATCATCTTTACACAGCGATGTGCGACtgcccatcttctccatcttaTCCTCAACACATTGGAGATCCCCTCGGTCCCGCTCCACTCGCATCTCACTCAGCCGCAACGATTGCTATCCCTAGCGCGATTTAGAGCGAGAGAAGTCCCAGTGCTGGTGACGACCGACGTCGGCTCGAGAGGTCTCGATATACCTGAAGTAGCCATGGTTATCAACTGGGACTGTCCGAGACGTTCGGACGATTATGTGCATCGAGTCGGAAGAACTGCTCGTGCGGGGAGAGGTGGTGTGGCTGTGACCATCATCACGGAACGGGATGTGGAGTTGGTCAAGATGatagaggaggaagtcaaGGTGAAGTTGCAAGAACTGGAGTTGCCCGAGGAGAAAGTGTTGGAAGGATTGAACACCGTCTCAGTAGCGAGAAGAATGGCCACAATG GAAATGCACGACTCTGGCTTTGGAGAAAGACAAGCCACCAACAAGGCTAAGCAGATCAAGAGAATGAAGAGGGACGCTGTGGCGGCGGGAAAGGCATGA
- a CDS encoding S-methyl-5'-thioadenosine phosphorylase, protein MASGNENVLVGCIGGSGLYHLDNLTFVKKLDITTPWGKPSSPITISSLPSGDLIAFISRHGPDHSISPSEVPGRANIAALKHIGVQAVIAFSAVGSLREEIAPGHFVIPDQIIDRTKGIREDTYFRGIGVVMHSMFGEPFSQKLNGFVAPRVEAILKKAEHNVELHTGKTVVCMEGPAFSTRAESLMYRQWGGDIINMSVIPEAKLAREAELDYTLICTSTDFDAWRTGHAPVTVEEVVKTFHTNSANARAVAAGILQDVHDVVAEGKVLDEIKGSMRFSCVTKRDAQSAETREKLAYILPYFTE, encoded by the exons ATGGCTTCTGGAAATGAGAATG TGCTCGTGGGATGTATTGGTGGTAGTGGTCTTTACCACCTCGACAACCTGACCTTTGT CAAAAAGCTCGACATTACCACACCTTGGGGAaaaccttcttctcccattacaatctcctctctcccctcagGCGACCTGAtcgccttcatctcccGTCACGGCCCTGATCACAGTATCTCCCCCTCTGAAGTCCCCGGTCGAGCCAACATCGCCGCCTTGAAGCATATTGGTGTGCAAGCCGTTATCGCCTTCTCAGCGGTCGGCTCGctcagagaggagatcgctCCCGGCCATTTCGTGATTCCcgatcagatcatcgatcgGACCAAGGGCATCAGGGAGGACACGTACTTCAGAGGGATTGGCGTGGTCATGCACTCGATGTTTGGAGAACCGTTCAGTCAGAAACTGAATGGATTTGTGGCGCCGAGGGTGGAAGCGATcttgaagaaggcggaACATAACGTGGAGCTGCATACTGGAAAGACCGTTGTCTGCATGGAGG GTCCCGCGTTCTCCACCCGCGCCGAATCCCTCATGTACCGACAATGGGGCGGagacatcatcaacatgtCTGTCATCCCCGAGGCCAAGCTTGCCCGAGAGGCTGAGCTCGA CTACACCCTCATCTGCACCTCCACCGACTTTGACGCTTGGCGAACTGGTCATGCCCCCGTCAccgtcgaagaagtcgtCAAGACCTTCCACACCAACTCCGCCAACGCTCGAGCCGTGGCTGCGGGCATCTTGCAAGATGTTCACGACGTCGTTGCTGAGGGCAAGGTGctggatgagatcaagGGAAGCATGCGATTCTCGTGTGTGACTAAGAGAGAT GCTCAGTCCGCTGAGACCAGGGAGAAGCTCGCTTACATCTTGCCTTACTTTACTGAGTAG
- a CDS encoding alternative oxidase, mitochondrial: MSALILRQGVRPLARSTLLSSRPIVGTATLLCRPSQRQFSLSTRRRLQADRPNQASLALKDEVREREERSEGSSTVVGSTGKGVEGPHYQDQIPSAENVLTDTSITGAWTMMNPIYTEAELDTVQVVGRPPVTVADRAAHGTVKFLRKCFDLLTQYKAVEIPQSVLQQNPIPIAELRAKGQLLSDQKWLFRFILLESIAGVPGMVGGTLRHLRSMRLLRRDGGWIHSLLEEAENERMHLLTFMTMAQPSIFTRALVLAAQGVFYNAFFLTYLFSPKSAHRFVGALEEEAVRTYTHCIEDMEAGLIPEWKDHPAPRIAIDYWRLPADSKLIDVIRAVRADEATHRFVNHSLANLDQKKDFNPFALVEANAETRGAKWGFTREESAVFAKEQQQKLVQAVREQTPAHAH, from the exons ATGTCAGCCTTGATACTACGACAGGGCGTACGCCCTTTGGCCCGCTCAaccctcctttcttcccgTCCGATCGTCGGCACAGCGACTCTCCTCTGCAGGCCGTCCCAGAGACAATTCTCTTTGTCTACTCGAAGACGACTGCAAGCGGATAGACCCAACCAGGCTAGTCTGGCACTCAAAGATGaagtgagggagagggaagagcgAAGTGAAGGATCGAGCACAGTGGTCGGATCTACGGGCAAAGGCGTTGAGGGACCTCATTATCAAG ATCAAATACCGTCGGCGGAGAATGTACTCACCGACACGTCCATCACCGGTGCTTGGACAATGATGAACCCTATCTACACCGAAGCC GAACTCGACACAGTCCAAGTCGTCGGTCGGCCGCCTGTCACAGTAGCCGACAGAGCTGCCCACGGTACCGTCAAGTTCCTTCGAAAATGCTTCGACCTCCTCACGCAATACAAGGCCGTCGAGATCCCCCAATCGGTACTGCAACAGAACCCGATCCCTATAGCCGAACTCCGAGCCAAGGGCCAATTGCTCTCGGACCAGAAATGGTTGTTCAGGTTCATCTTGCTGGAATCGATCGCTGGTGTGCCTGGGATGGTCGGTGGCACGCTGAGACATTTGAGAAGTATGAGATTgttgaggagagatggaggatggaTCCATTCGCTCTTGGAAGAGGCTGAGAATGAGAGGATGCACCTCTT GACATTCATGACCATGGCTCAACCCTCGATCTTCACCAGAGCACTCGTCCTTGCGGCTCAGGGAGTCTTTTACAATGCTTTCTTTCTCACCTACCTGTTCAGTCCCAAGAGCGCCCATCGATTCGTCGGCGccctcgaagaagaagccgTACGAACATACACCCATTGCATCGAGGATATGGAAGCTGGCTTGATCCCCGAATGGAAAGACCATCCCGCCCCGAGGATCGCAATCGACTATTGGAGATTGCCTGCGGAttcgaagctgatcgacGTGATTCGTGCGGTCAGAGCAGATGAGGCGACACATCGATTTGTCAATCACTCGCTGGCGAATCtcgatcagaagaaggatttCAACCCGTTCGCTCTGGTGGAAGCCAACGCGGAGACCCGTGGTGCCAAATGGGG GTTCACACGTGAGGAGTCTGCCGTTTTCGCAaaagaacaacaacagaaGTTAGTCCAAGCGGTCAGAGAACAAACTCCCGCGCATGCCCATTGA